A genomic region of Pseudoalteromonas piscicida contains the following coding sequences:
- a CDS encoding DUF3334 family protein: MAKSKVISTEDILSTLCHSVTEVLSSASGNQINYSAMVQKITRTCMRPDIGCFVLFDGGFTGLVVTNFTAQAAMEVYTDYMRNMGMPEEEIAHSHLSDDVANVLGELMNQIVGDFTNKVREQLHTSITQNQPKMMAINKQVQISVDTTMDRPQARRVTFTTQGQNIFYLELAMDKTEFIKLHDFDIAESVDPDDIIASQAEKKKPAKPQEEDVVDDDFMDQLGL, encoded by the coding sequence ATGGCGAAAAGCAAAGTGATTAGCACAGAAGACATTCTCTCAACGCTATGCCACTCAGTAACAGAAGTTCTGTCGTCGGCAAGCGGCAACCAAATTAACTATTCCGCGATGGTACAAAAGATCACTCGTACCTGTATGAGGCCTGACATCGGCTGTTTCGTATTGTTTGATGGCGGCTTTACCGGTTTAGTCGTAACTAATTTTACCGCGCAAGCAGCAATGGAGGTGTATACCGATTACATGCGCAACATGGGCATGCCTGAAGAAGAAATTGCGCATAGTCATTTATCCGATGACGTTGCCAATGTATTGGGTGAGTTGATGAACCAGATTGTTGGTGATTTCACCAACAAAGTACGTGAGCAGCTACATACCTCTATCACGCAAAACCAACCTAAGATGATGGCTATCAACAAACAGGTGCAGATCTCGGTAGACACAACAATGGATCGCCCGCAGGCAAGACGCGTTACCTTTACCACTCAAGGCCAGAATATTTTCTATCTTGAATTGGCAATGGATAAAACTGAATTTATTAAGCTACATGACTTTGATATTGCAGAGTCGGTAGACCCAGATGACATTATTGCAAGTCAGGCTGAGAAGAAAAAGCCAGCGAAGCCGCAGGAAGAAGATGTTGTAGATGACGACTTTATGGATCAGTTAGGACTGTAA
- a CDS encoding response regulator — MSSKALLSWIALFALMAALGSATLIYYSTTTHSTLATDVNTAYHNHLSLEIYSKDKNAQWLNDIKPAPSHSLPLPLQQIYETQARLKSQFLANTVEQVYLPQSYQNAISQLPLIANAELETHTNQQLKILLITGLAFAVLTLFLSFYVWFMRTKHFSPLYRIVNTLREQALNGAPLSVTPTNSDADVKRLTQAIHAATTSQSQKLASAAIIENYNRELKSITGSEPIVRHALEFISNEFNAPSVCLYANSEDDTLSLVKSHGVTPSQSIIASTIALCATNNEPQVQQEPLWLKEQEVEVKLQSRYCFPLAIGNHVVYVLLVGSAQALIDSQFEALEYLCKDLSLALAINENIEKQQKTESALSEQLELTHHIINAIPNPTYYRSTDGVFMGVNKSFLALLDQFEVDVIGAKLDEIFDLGIASLFESKAHEIITTTQEQTYEVLLLDGQEQARELIVYEAPFFNENGAVAGIVGMYLDVSERNQLQRELIEAKDLAQNSAKAKSEFLANMSHEIRTPMNAIIGMSHLALATELNAKQHDYVSKIDTAAKQLLRLINDILDFSKIEAGKIELEYQAFSTEKLLDNVATIVSVKAQEKQLELVFDIDSQVPYCVIGDQFRISQVLINLAGNAVKFTETGEVVIRVALVNVEKGLAKIKFSVKDSGIGMNKRQQKNLFQSFSQADNSITRKYGGTGLGLTISQQLVKLMGGEIYVESEENVGSEFYFTLEMEVSDELSQAKMASTHLSELSATIIDDNQHALDVLSGMLTNFGMQVCSYLDPHKALNQFVLTQDLPDLIFVDWHMPKLDGIEMITKLQSQVDVSQSKFILVTAYGRELNLSDSQASLVDGVLLKPINPSNLVDVIQNAVFDSPEVRTTITKKEQTISKQALNGLSILVAEDQPVNQEIAVEILSSFGAQVAVADNGQEAIEQVHSKHIDIVLMDMQMPVMDGITATQNLRIEFDKNTLPILAMTANAMEEDIQTCIDAGMNDHVTKPIDVEQLVKSILKYASAETSNLLATPVANPTEVTAEVEEVDEVIEFEGIDIAEGIARAAGNQKVYFDILEKFLSQQIEELINLKQALAIENFELAHSMLHALKGASANLSIVRLTEEFKHIEASLNVRPPNASEIDELIKYVRYALEQCQKRRKKEASQQVKNVTKNNEEKGGNIQLEELIQLACALRDYDTQATELVDSISVSSYLTEPELQKLKTAIARFEFNEAFMMLTSIKHVEEAPELNAGKGALH, encoded by the coding sequence ATGTCCTCAAAAGCATTACTAAGTTGGATCGCACTTTTCGCCTTGATGGCAGCCTTAGGAAGCGCAACGCTTATCTACTACTCAACAACCACTCATAGCACACTCGCGACCGACGTTAATACCGCTTATCACAACCACCTCTCACTTGAGATATATAGCAAAGATAAAAACGCCCAATGGCTCAATGATATCAAACCTGCACCAAGTCACTCATTACCACTACCGCTACAACAAATTTATGAAACCCAAGCAAGATTAAAATCTCAATTTTTAGCAAACACGGTTGAACAGGTCTATTTACCTCAAAGTTATCAAAACGCCATCTCACAGCTGCCTCTCATCGCAAACGCTGAACTCGAAACACATACTAATCAACAACTTAAAATACTGTTGATTACTGGCCTTGCTTTCGCGGTGTTAACACTATTTTTAAGCTTTTATGTTTGGTTTATGCGCACTAAACATTTCTCCCCACTCTATCGCATCGTCAATACGTTACGTGAACAAGCGTTAAACGGCGCCCCTCTTTCAGTAACCCCCACAAACAGTGACGCAGATGTAAAACGCCTCACACAAGCTATCCATGCTGCCACCACCTCTCAAAGCCAAAAGTTGGCGTCAGCCGCAATTATCGAAAACTATAATCGCGAACTAAAATCCATCACTGGTTCCGAGCCTATCGTCCGCCACGCACTAGAGTTTATTTCCAATGAGTTCAATGCACCGAGTGTTTGCCTCTATGCCAATTCAGAAGACGACACCTTGTCGTTAGTGAAAAGCCACGGAGTGACACCAAGCCAATCAATTATTGCGTCCACGATAGCGCTTTGCGCAACAAATAATGAACCGCAAGTACAACAAGAACCGTTGTGGCTCAAAGAACAAGAAGTTGAAGTGAAGTTACAAAGCCGTTATTGCTTTCCACTAGCCATCGGTAATCATGTAGTTTATGTGCTACTAGTCGGTAGTGCACAGGCGTTGATAGACAGCCAATTTGAAGCGCTTGAGTACTTGTGTAAGGACTTAAGTCTCGCGCTTGCTATTAATGAAAATATCGAAAAACAACAAAAGACAGAGTCGGCCTTAAGCGAACAACTTGAACTTACCCACCACATTATCAATGCTATCCCAAACCCTACATACTATCGATCTACTGACGGGGTATTTATGGGGGTAAACAAGTCCTTCTTGGCACTGTTAGATCAATTTGAAGTAGACGTGATTGGCGCCAAACTAGACGAGATTTTTGATTTAGGAATAGCCAGTCTATTTGAGTCCAAAGCCCACGAAATTATCACCACAACCCAAGAGCAAACCTACGAAGTACTATTACTCGATGGCCAAGAGCAAGCTCGGGAACTGATTGTATACGAAGCGCCATTTTTTAATGAAAATGGCGCTGTAGCTGGGATTGTTGGTATGTACCTTGACGTGTCGGAGAGGAACCAACTACAACGCGAGCTCATAGAAGCGAAAGACTTGGCCCAAAACTCGGCAAAAGCGAAAAGCGAATTCCTCGCCAACATGAGCCATGAAATTAGAACCCCAATGAACGCGATTATTGGTATGTCTCATCTCGCACTTGCGACCGAATTAAATGCAAAACAGCACGACTACGTATCAAAAATAGATACTGCGGCAAAGCAATTACTGAGATTGATTAACGATATACTCGATTTTTCAAAAATCGAAGCTGGCAAAATCGAGTTAGAATATCAGGCCTTTTCAACAGAAAAACTACTCGACAATGTCGCCACCATCGTCAGTGTAAAAGCCCAAGAAAAACAACTAGAGTTAGTCTTTGATATTGACTCACAAGTGCCCTACTGCGTGATTGGCGATCAGTTTAGAATAAGCCAAGTACTCATCAATTTAGCGGGTAACGCGGTTAAATTCACAGAAACCGGTGAGGTTGTTATTCGTGTTGCCCTCGTCAATGTCGAAAAAGGGTTAGCGAAAATTAAGTTTAGCGTCAAAGACTCCGGTATTGGCATGAATAAACGCCAGCAAAAAAACCTATTTCAATCTTTTTCTCAAGCAGACAATTCAATCACCCGAAAATATGGCGGTACTGGGCTTGGCCTCACAATTTCGCAGCAACTGGTCAAGCTTATGGGGGGAGAAATATATGTTGAGAGTGAGGAAAACGTCGGTTCGGAGTTTTATTTCACATTAGAAATGGAAGTCAGTGACGAGCTGAGTCAGGCGAAAATGGCGTCGACCCACTTATCAGAGCTATCAGCAACAATTATTGACGATAACCAACATGCATTGGACGTGTTAAGTGGTATGCTAACAAACTTTGGTATGCAAGTTTGTTCTTATTTGGACCCTCATAAAGCATTAAATCAATTCGTCCTAACACAAGATTTACCCGATCTTATTTTCGTCGATTGGCATATGCCAAAATTAGATGGCATCGAGATGATCACTAAGCTGCAATCGCAAGTCGATGTGTCACAAAGTAAGTTTATTTTAGTCACAGCTTATGGTCGGGAGTTAAACCTGAGCGACAGCCAAGCCAGTTTAGTCGATGGTGTACTTTTAAAGCCGATTAATCCGTCAAACCTTGTGGACGTTATTCAAAATGCCGTATTTGACTCACCAGAAGTAAGAACCACTATCACCAAAAAAGAACAAACGATTAGTAAACAAGCACTAAATGGTTTATCGATTTTGGTTGCGGAGGATCAACCTGTTAACCAGGAGATCGCAGTGGAGATCTTATCTAGCTTCGGAGCTCAAGTGGCGGTCGCTGATAATGGGCAAGAAGCCATTGAGCAAGTTCATAGCAAACATATAGATATTGTTTTAATGGATATGCAAATGCCAGTGATGGATGGCATTACCGCGACGCAAAACCTTCGTATAGAGTTCGATAAAAATACACTTCCTATTCTCGCGATGACCGCCAATGCCATGGAAGAAGACATCCAGACTTGCATCGATGCTGGTATGAATGACCATGTCACCAAACCCATCGACGTAGAGCAACTCGTTAAAAGCATTTTGAAATATGCAAGCGCTGAGACCAGTAACCTTTTAGCAACGCCAGTAGCAAACCCAACAGAAGTCACAGCAGAGGTAGAGGAAGTTGATGAGGTCATTGAATTTGAAGGCATTGATATTGCCGAGGGTATTGCTCGAGCCGCGGGCAACCAAAAGGTTTACTTCGATATCTTAGAAAAGTTCCTATCCCAGCAGATTGAAGAGCTGATCAATTTAAAACAGGCGTTAGCCATTGAGAATTTTGAACTTGCACATAGCATGTTACATGCATTAAAAGGCGCTAGCGCTAACCTTTCGATTGTTAGGCTGACTGAAGAGTTTAAGCACATTGAGGCTTCTCTTAATGTCCGCCCACCTAATGCAAGCGAAATTGACGAGCTGATTAAATACGTTAGATATGCATTAGAACAATGCCAAAAGCGCCGTAAAAAAGAAGCGTCTCAGCAGGTAAAAAATGTAACGAAAAACAACGAAGAAAAAGGTGGCAATATTCAATTAGAGGAACTCATCCAGCTTGCGTGTGCGTTAAGAGATTATGATACTCAAGCCACAGAGCTAGTAGACTCAATTTCAGTAAGTAGCTATTTGACGGAACCAGAACTGCAGAAATTAAAAACTGCCATCGCCCGCTTTGAGTTCAATGAAGCCTTTATGATGCTAACATCCATTAAGCATGTAGAAGAAGCACCTGAGCTTAATGCAGGAAAAGGCGCACTGCATTAG
- a CDS encoding ATP-binding response regulator: MSDILIVDDMPENLQVLQLILRKEGYKVLAARGGDIALGIVKKHQPELIITDIKMPNMSGIELCKVLKSDNSTAAIPVIFVSAYEDSESLVQAFEVGGVDYITKPYKPAEIIARVNTQFKLIEAQKLAVKQQLSKAINQMVMGIAHEINTPLGTSITSNTFLEGVMQELQSALTAGTLTQDGLVTGFEQIKDSSALCSRNLEKVAKFVSLLKSVSQSERDSSCADVKLQEIETRLKKDFSKQDVQIQFVGNTTTEIYVDGQALVEVLSNLVENSIAHAWIDHDHLATITFTHSGNNLHVNYTDNGIGLRGISTQELLKPFVTTKRGNAGHVGLSANLTANLVSGALNGEFSVKNTPQGLEWDIQIPIDAPDNA, encoded by the coding sequence ATGTCAGACATTTTAATTGTTGACGATATGCCGGAAAACCTCCAAGTATTGCAGCTCATACTAAGAAAGGAAGGATATAAAGTATTGGCGGCACGAGGCGGGGACATTGCATTAGGTATCGTTAAAAAGCATCAGCCTGAATTAATTATTACTGATATAAAAATGCCAAACATGTCGGGGATTGAACTATGTAAAGTGCTTAAGTCCGACAACTCGACTGCGGCCATTCCCGTTATTTTTGTGAGTGCTTATGAAGACAGCGAGAGCTTGGTACAAGCATTCGAGGTTGGTGGTGTTGATTACATTACCAAACCCTATAAACCCGCTGAAATCATAGCCAGAGTAAACACCCAATTTAAGTTAATTGAAGCGCAAAAGTTAGCGGTAAAACAGCAGCTATCTAAAGCCATAAACCAAATGGTGATGGGGATTGCACACGAAATCAATACCCCGCTTGGTACCAGTATTACATCAAACACCTTTTTAGAAGGCGTCATGCAAGAGCTTCAAAGTGCACTTACCGCAGGTACGCTTACGCAGGATGGGCTGGTTACGGGGTTTGAACAGATCAAAGACAGCAGTGCGCTGTGCAGCCGTAATCTAGAAAAAGTGGCTAAGTTTGTCAGCTTATTGAAATCGGTCTCTCAGTCTGAGCGAGATAGCAGCTGTGCTGACGTTAAATTACAAGAAATAGAAACAAGACTGAAAAAAGATTTTTCAAAGCAAGACGTACAAATTCAGTTTGTTGGTAACACAACAACAGAGATTTATGTGGATGGACAAGCTCTGGTTGAGGTATTGAGCAACTTAGTTGAAAATTCCATTGCGCATGCTTGGATTGACCATGATCATCTTGCCACTATCACCTTTACGCACTCGGGTAACAATTTACATGTGAATTATACTGACAATGGAATAGGGCTTAGAGGAATTAGTACACAAGAGTTATTAAAACCATTTGTTACAACAAAAAGAGGTAATGCAGGTCATGTTGGGCTCAGCGCAAATTTAACTGCCAACTTGGTTTCAGGGGCACTCAATGGAGAGTTTAGTGTGAAAAATACACCGC